CCTGTTGGAGTCCCCCGGGCTATATCGGCATTTTTTTATGTTTTGTTACTTGCGACGACAATCCCGGCGACGATGACCAGCGTGATACCGAGCCATGTGAGAAGATCGGGGAAGGGATCTCCCACAAGAAGCCCGAAGAGGATGGAAAAGAGGATGTTGCTGTAGCTGACGGCCCCGACGATGCCCGCCTTGGTCACACCGTAGGCTCTGGTCATATAGATTTGCGCGAGTGTGGCGAAAAGCCCCATGGCGATCACATACAGCCAGGTATGGCCCGAAGGCATGACGAACTCCCCGAAAAGCATGTCGAGTTTGGGGGAGTCGACACAGGGACTCGCCGCCATCAGAAAAAGAGGTCCAAGCGTCCCGATCCCCATGAACGAAAGGACGATGGCACGGGTGTCGTAGTACTGCTTCAGTTCCCGTACCGCCGTATAGGCGAGTGCGGCACCCACGCCGCTGAAGATGCCCAGCCATGCGGTTTTGTCCAGAATCATGCCGCTGGGTTTGGCGATCAGGACGATACCCAAAAATCCCAGAATCAGTGCCGCCCATCCCCTCATTCCCATTCGCTCTTTCAAAAAGAGCCAGGCGAAAAAGGCGGTAAAGACGGGAGAGGTTTTCGAATAGGTCATCGCATCGCCCAGGGGGATGTGCGCGATATTGTAGAAAAACGCGAGGAGGGCCAAAAAGCCCATGAGTCCGCGGAAAAAAAGTAGCCACGGCTTGCCGCCTTTGTGCCTCATCGGTTTTTTCACGAGCGTGGCCGCCACAAGAAAGACCCCGAAGACATTTCTGAAAAAGACCACTTCAAGCGATGGCATCGTCCCGCTCAGCAGTTTCGCGAACACCCCCATCAACGCGAACATCAGCGAGGCGAAAAGCATGTAGCGCACGCCTCTGTCGAGGCGACCGAAACGTTCTCTCACCGCTTCAGGGTCTAATCATAAAATCGACGAGTCGTCCGCGCACATCTCCGAACATGACCACATCCTTCAAAACGGCTTTCGTCACCACGCCGTCGGGACGCAGCGCCAGATAGAGCGTGCCCCCTTTGGAACCGAAGAGTTTCTGGTATACGGTCACCTCCAAATAGCAGGAGGCCTCTCCCAGGAGCTCTTTGACATCTTTTCTCTCCTCCCCCACCACGGTGCGGACACGGACTTTGCCCGTCTTCTTTTCCGCCCCCACCGCATGCAGATGCCTGTCGAAAGGCTTGGAACAGTCGCCGATGATATCCAGGATGTTGAAATAGAGCGAGAAGATGTCATCAAGAGCGTAGTAAGGAAGCGTTTCATCCTTCTGCGACACAAGCTTACCCTCTTTGTAGCGCTCTTCGTGAAAGGTCACCCTGCCGTGGGGATGGTCGAACCGGTAGGTTTTGATGCGCCTTTTGGAAAACCGTCTGATATCTTTGGAAAAAAGTTCGGGAACAAGCCTGCCGTCGACAATCAAGCCCTTGCTTCTGTAGATTTCCACCCGTCCGCCGCTCAGAACCTTGGCGAGTCCCGTCGCCCTGGCGGTCATGACGATCTCGTATCTGTTCTCGGCCCGTGTCAGCTTCGCCTCGGATGTACCCATTTTGCCGAATATTCCGTATTCGACGCTGTATTTTCCGATCATCGTATCGGCACAAAGCGCGAGCGCGGCCAAAAGCAATATTGAAAACCATTTGATCATCGTCTGTCCCCCTCCCGCTTATTTAATCACATTTACGATAAAATCGCACTAAATCGCCGATGTTACGCGACTCACACCGCCATCCGCCTCGCGCGAACGCAAGGCGCGGGGGCAAGGCGGACCCAAGCGCATCCGGTGCGTTTTCGTTTGACTAAGAGGCAAAGGATGCGCAACTCAAGTCAATGACAACTATTGACAAGATTCGAGTATACTGATAAATTATCCCAAAAAATTGTGAACCAAAGAGAGATATGAAAAAGATAGCGATTCTGGGACAGCCCAATGTGGGCAAAAGCTCCCTTTTCAACCGATTCGCCAAACGGCGCATCGCAATCACGTCCGACATGGCGGGGACAACCCGCGACATAAGAAAAGAGATCATCGATTTCGAGGGGAGCGAGGCGGAGATACTCGATACCGGCGGCATCGATGAAAGCAGCGAACTTTTCCGACGTGTCGGCAACAAGGCGATCGAAGCGGCGGAGCAGGCGGATATCATCATCTACATGGTCGACGGCAAGGCACTGCCCGACGAGCGGGACAAACAGCTTTTCTACCGGCTTCAGGCCCTTGGAAAACCGATCGCCCTGGTTGTCAACAAGATCGACAACGACAAAGAGGAGGAGCGGGCCTGGGAGTTCGCCGAATTCGGTGCCAAAAATCTGTTCGCCATCTCGGTCTCCCACAACCGGCGCGTCGGTCGCCTGATCGAGTGGATCAAAAGCCATCTTGCAGAACCCGCGCCCCTTCTTGGGGAGGAGCTGGTCTGTGAAGAACCCGACGCCCTCGAAAATCTCATCGGACAGTTCGACGAAAGCGGAACGCTGCAACAGGAGGAGGATCTGAGCACTATCGGCGTGGCGATCATCGGGCGCACCAATGTCGGCAAAAGCTCCCTGCTCAACGCTCTGCTGGGTGAGGAGCGGGCCGTCGTCAGCAACGTGGCGGGCACGACGGTCGACCCGGTGGACGAAAGAGTGATTCTGGGCGACAAAACCGTCACCTTCGTCGATACGGCGGGCCTGCGCCGACGAGGGAAGATCCAGGGGATCGAACGCTACGCCCTGGGCCGGACACGCCAGATGCTGGAGAAGGCCGATATCGCTCTGCTGGTGCTCGATGCCAGCGAACCTCTCAGTGAACTGGACGAAAAGATCGCCGGCCTGGTGGACGAATACAAACTGGGATGCATCATCGTCCTCAACAAATGGGACGAGGCCCTGGGCGGCTACGAGGAGATGGTCAAAGAGATCCGGTACCGCTTCAAGTTTCTCAGCTGGGCACCCGTTATCACCGTTTCTGCCAAATCAAAAAAACGGGTCCACAAAATCGGAGAGATGATCCTGAAAGTGTTCGAAAACTACACCCGCCATATTCCAACAAGAGAGCTGAACGAAGTGATCAGGCAGGCTGCGATGCGGCACCATATACCCAGTCACAAAGGCAAGCCGGTCAATATCCTTTTTGCGTCGCAGTATGCGATCAAACCGCCGAAAATCGCCCTTATCTCAAATCGCCCCCGAGGCATACACTTCAGCTATCTCAGGTACCTGACCAACCAGCTGCGCGAGCGTTTCGACCTCGAAGGAACACCGGTGATACTGGTGCCGAAAAAACGGGGGGAACGCGAAGAGGAGAGCGAAAGCATCGGTTAAAGGTCAGAAATCGAGTGTCAGCTTGCACGCAAGCGACAGCTCGCACTCCTTTCCCTGCATGACGTAATAGAATTCGTAGATATTCTCCATGATATACTCCATATCTTCGAATGCCTCTTTGGTGCCGGCGAAAAGTATCTCATCTCCGATCCGAATGGGAAGCGAGGGATCGGGCAGCAGATGCTCCTCCTCTCCCCTGCGGATATAGAGGATGAGCATCGGATTCTCTTTTCTCCAGTCGTCACGCCTGCGGTAGAGGATACTGTAGGGCACCTCTTCTTTCGTCTCTTCGATGTGCCTCACCAGCGCGTAGGCGTGCTCTTCGTCGATTCTCGTCTCCAGCGTATCGGGATTGTTGTTGATATGATTTTTCATCAGATCGACCACTTTTTTCCCCCACGATTCGCCACGGTAGGCCATCAGGCGGATGAAACGGTCCGCCAGAGGCCGCGCAAGCACATTGTAGGTTTTGTTGATCATCAGTGTCTCCAGCATGATGACACGGTCGATTTTGGCCGCTTTGAAGACGACGGTATCGGCCAGATGGTTCTCCCGGGCGATCGTATAGATTTCGGGGTTGATCCGTTTGGCGGCCATGATGATCGAAAGGTTGAGAAGATCGTCTTTCGTGGCCGCGATGATGCAGGACGCCTCCTGAACGTCCGCTTTGAGAAGAATCTTTTTGTCGTCGGCGTCTCCGACCATCACCTTCTCCCCTCGTCTCGCCTTCGCCGCTTTTTCGGGACTCGCCTCGATAAATACGTAATCGATGCCGGCACGCCGGAGTCCCACTTCAAGCGCCGTGCCCATCCGGCCGTACCCGCAGACGATGTATTTGCCCTCTTTCGGCAGGCGGTCCTTGCGCCTCAGTACCAGCGGATCGCCGTAGAGCCACTGTTCGATCATCAGCAGCGAAGGTGAGGTGAGCGAGAGATAAACACGCTTCGCCACGATTTTGAAAGGGTTCTCCACCACGTCGGCGCCGATGGTCTTGAGGTTCTGCCCATACTCGTCCTGCGTCGCTTCGACCACCACCATGACATGCTTGTTCATCAGTTTCGCCGAGAGGGCCACGTGGAGGTTCATGGCGTCGTCGTTGAAAAGCGAAACGACCGCACGGCAGTTGCGCTTGTGAATGCCGGCCGTCTTGAAAATTTTCGGATCCCTTATATCCCCTGCCAGTGCCGGCACTTCGATCGTGTAGTTCTCCAGCGAGAGCTCCTTGATCTTCTCCTCGTCCTTCTCGATGACCACGCTGCGTATGCCGTCTTTTGAGAGATGGTCGATAATCTGGCGGGTCATCGAGTTGTAGCCGACAAATATGATGAAAGGCTCCTCCATTTTGCGGATTTTCCGCTGAAACTGCGCCAGGGCGATCTGCGCGGCGAGGACCTTGTCCTGCACCAGCGTGATGATGGCGCCGATCGCGTAGAACCATCCGATAACGGTCAGATAGATACAGAAAGCGACCCACAGCTTCTGGGGATAGGTGAAGGTGTAGGGGGATTCGCCAAAACCGATCGTCGTCGCCATGTAGCTGACGAAATAGAAGGCGTCGAAAAAGGAGAGGTGGTAAGGCCTTCCCTGATCGTCCACGCCGGGAATGAGCACCATTCCCAGGATCGAGATGGCGAAGGTGATCACCAGGACGAACATCGGCGTCCGCATCCGTTTGATGATCAGAAAAAGAGAGTTGTTGCCCAAAAGAGGTTACCTTTTCGATTTCAGAACATCGCCGGTAAAGAGAACCACGGAGGTGATGTTGGCAAGCAGCGCACCGCCCGAAAAGGAGATGATCGCCGTGACCACTTCGGTATTCATGCCGGTCACGTACTCACCCAGTGCCCAGATCGACGCGGCGCCGATAAGCTGGATATCGGCAACGAGACTGGTGGCCAGCAGCACGGCGCCAAGCTGCGTCTTGTCGCCGAGTTTGTAGATCGTGGCGATCAGGTTGACGATGATCGCCGCGAAGAGTTCGTAGCGGTTGTGCTGTTCCAGTACCGTCGGATCGCCGTAGAAGAACCCGAAGTTCATCGTCAGCGCCAGGATGATGAAAAAGCCCGCGATCACCTTTTCGAGATTCATGGAATTCCTTTGATCGGCATTTTGGTCAAGTCTTGCATTATTGTAAACCGATACGGATTAAACCGTACTAAAATCATCATCCGGTATAATCGCCGGAAATTCAACAGCGCAAGGATATTCGATGCGAATCGTCAGCGGTATGCGCCCGACGGGCAAACTTCATCTCGGACACTATCTGGGTGTACTGAAAAACTGGGTCACTCTCCAGCAGGAGAACGACTGCCACTTCTTCGTGGCCGACTGGCACGCCCTCTCCACCAGTTACGAAGACAGGCTCAACCTGAAACTTCTCGGAAAGGAGCTGGTCAAAGACTGGATCGCCGCGGGGATCGATCCCGACAAATCGACGCTTTTCGTTCAGAGTGCGATCAAAGAGCACGCCGAGCTCTATGTGCTTTTGAACATGATCACGCCGCTGGGATGGCTGGAACGCAACCCGACCTACAAGGACCAGCTGGCACAGATGCGGCACAAGGAGATCCATACGGCGGGCTTTCTGACCTATCCTGTTCTTCAGGCGGCCGACATCATCCTCTACCAGGCCGACCTGGTCCCCATCGGCGAGGACCAGAAGCCTCACCTCGAGATCACCCGCGAAATCGTACGCCGTTTTCACCATCTTTTCGACTGTGAAGTGTTCACGGAACCCAAAGAGATGCTCACGGAGACCTCGCGCCTGCCGGGCCTTGATGGGCGGAAAATGAGCAAAAGCTACAACAACGCCATCTTCCTCTCCGACACACCCGAAGAGGTGTGGCAGAAACTGCGCGTGGCCAAAACCGATCCCCAGCGTGTACGCCGCAACGACCCGGGCGATCCCGACGTCTGTCTCGTGTTCGACTACCACAAGGCATTGACAGACGACGTAACCGTTCAGAAGATCGACGCCGACTGCCGTGCCGGAACCATCGGCTGCATCGACTGCAAGAAAATCTGCGCCCAAAGCATCGACCGTCTCCTCGAACCGATGCGTGAACGCCGCGCCACTCTGGATGACGGGACGATCGACGCGATTGTCGAAGAGGGGAACGCCAGGGCCAAAAACGAGGCGGCCGCCACGATGGCGAAGGCGAACAAGGCGGTTTTTGAAATCTCATGCGACATTTAGCGGGCAATGGATAGCGAAACCTCCGCTTCGCGGACATGTCGGAGAGAAACGGTCCACGACCTTCCTGCTTGGGAAGCATAGCGGATACCCTGTCGCTTTCTTTAGCAGCACGCCATCTTGAAAGGATCTGAATTATGAAACGTTTTATCGGCAAACGCAAACTGATTCGAATTTTCATCAGCAACGAAGAGAAATGCCACGGCAAACCGCTTTGGGAACATCTGCTCCTGAAAGCGAAAGAGATGGATATTTCGGGCGCCACCGTTATCAAAGGGGTCGCAGGGTTCGGCGCCCATTCCGAGATCATGGCGTTCAATGTCTGGTCACTGAGCCAGAAACTTCCGCTTATCATCGAGATCATCGATACGGAGGAGAAGATCACGAAATTCATGCGAGCCGCCGATGACTGGATCGAAGAGGCTTTCGTCACGATGACCGATGTGGAAGTGGTCGCCTACAAACACCCCAAACACAGGCACCAATGATGCAGTTTTCCATCATTCTGGCTGTCGGAACGGGAGGGTTTGTCGGTGCGATACTCCGTTTTCTCATCAGTACATGGGTTCAGAAACTCTCCCCTCTCCTTTTCCCCATGGGGACGTTGAGCGTCAATGTGTTGGGCAGTTTCGTTATCGGGTTTTTGGCCCTTTATTTCGAAAATATCGTCGCTCCCCACCAAAAGGCGCTGCTTGTGACCGGCATGCTGGGGGCGCTCACCACCTTTTCGACCTTTTCGCTCGAGACCGTGTCGATGCTGCAAGACGGCCTGTGGGGACGGGCGGCGGCCAACGTCACCCTGAACGCTCTTTTATGCATCACGGCTACGATCGTCGGCATGATCGTTTTTAAGAAAATCTACGGATAATTCTGACATATATCCAAAAAAGGAGCATCATGTACACCATCGACATCGAAAAACGCTGCAGCTGTGTCAAAAAGGACGAGAATCTGGTTCTGCCACAAAGTTTCGAAAACAGAAGCGAAGCGGAACTGACCGCCCTGAAGCTGATCAACCACATGAATGCCAACTACTGCAAAAAACACCGCTTCTACGTCACCGAAGAGAAAGAGAAGCTGACGATCCGCGTCGAACTCTCCTGTCCGAAGGAGATTTGAGAGAGTCCAGGAACCTTTTTAGCGCATTGTCAATATCTTTGATGTAGAATGGATCCTGACATTTACGAAAAAGAAAAGGATACTGCCATGCGCATTCTCTCGGACGATGCATTCGTCACATCGCCGATCAATTCGGCCATGAACTATACATGGGCGGCACTCAGCGCAAGCTGGAAAAACACCCTGATCGTCGCGGTCACGCTTATACTCCTCTCGATTTTGCAGATGGTCCCGCTGATCGGTTTCATCGCCTCCTTCGTTCAGGCGATCGTTCTTTACGCCCTTGGCTACTGGGTCGTCGACAGGTTGAAAGAGAGTGCCGGATACGAAGCGTTCAAAACACAAATCGCCGGGGAAAATTTCAAGGCGATGATGGGAGAGTTTTTCGCGCCCGCGAGCGGATTTTATGTAGGGTTCTTCATCTTTTCTTTGATCATGATGGCGCTCACAGCATTTTTATTCTGGATAACGGGCGGGTTTGATATGATTGCCGCAATGCAGTCGCAAACGCCCGCCGCCCAAGCCTCGCCGGAGCAGGTTTATGCCTTTTACGCCCAGATTCTTGGCACCAGCTCTCCCGCTTTGCTCTTCGTTTTGATCACATCGCTCTTTTTCAGTTATCTCTGGCCCCTTGTCTACGGGTACGCGCTTTTGCAAAGAACCTTTACCGACGCCTTC
This genomic interval from Hydrogenimonas urashimensis contains the following:
- the trpS gene encoding tryptophan--tRNA ligase, with the translated sequence MRIVSGMRPTGKLHLGHYLGVLKNWVTLQQENDCHFFVADWHALSTSYEDRLNLKLLGKELVKDWIAAGIDPDKSTLFVQSAIKEHAELYVLLNMITPLGWLERNPTYKDQLAQMRHKEIHTAGFLTYPVLQAADIILYQADLVPIGEDQKPHLEITREIVRRFHHLFDCEVFTEPKEMLTETSRLPGLDGRKMSKSYNNAIFLSDTPEEVWQKLRVAKTDPQRVRRNDPGDPDVCLVFDYHKALTDDVTVQKIDADCRAGTIGCIDCKKICAQSIDRLLEPMRERRATLDDGTIDAIVEEGNARAKNEAAATMAKANKAVFEISCDI
- the crcB gene encoding fluoride efflux transporter CrcB, which produces MMQFSIILAVGTGGFVGAILRFLISTWVQKLSPLLFPMGTLSVNVLGSFVIGFLALYFENIVAPHQKALLVTGMLGALTTFSTFSLETVSMLQDGLWGRAAANVTLNALLCITATIVGMIVFKKIYG
- a CDS encoding potassium channel family protein, which produces MGNNSLFLIIKRMRTPMFVLVITFAISILGMVLIPGVDDQGRPYHLSFFDAFYFVSYMATTIGFGESPYTFTYPQKLWVAFCIYLTVIGWFYAIGAIITLVQDKVLAAQIALAQFQRKIRKMEEPFIIFVGYNSMTRQIIDHLSKDGIRSVVIEKDEEKIKELSLENYTIEVPALAGDIRDPKIFKTAGIHKRNCRAVVSLFNDDAMNLHVALSAKLMNKHVMVVVEATQDEYGQNLKTIGADVVENPFKIVAKRVYLSLTSPSLLMIEQWLYGDPLVLRRKDRLPKEGKYIVCGYGRMGTALEVGLRRAGIDYVFIEASPEKAAKARRGEKVMVGDADDKKILLKADVQEASCIIAATKDDLLNLSIIMAAKRINPEIYTIARENHLADTVVFKAAKIDRVIMLETLMINKTYNVLARPLADRFIRLMAYRGESWGKKVVDLMKNHINNNPDTLETRIDEEHAYALVRHIEETKEEVPYSILYRRRDDWRKENPMLILYIRRGEEEHLLPDPSLPIRIGDEILFAGTKEAFEDMEYIMENIYEFYYVMQGKECELSLACKLTLDF
- a CDS encoding DUF3108 domain-containing protein, with product MIKWFSILLLAALALCADTMIGKYSVEYGIFGKMGTSEAKLTRAENRYEIVMTARATGLAKVLSGGRVEIYRSKGLIVDGRLVPELFSKDIRRFSKRRIKTYRFDHPHGRVTFHEERYKEGKLVSQKDETLPYYALDDIFSLYFNILDIIGDCSKPFDRHLHAVGAEKKTGKVRVRTVVGEERKDVKELLGEASCYLEVTVYQKLFGSKGGTLYLALRPDGVVTKAVLKDVVMFGDVRGRLVDFMIRP
- a CDS encoding DUF190 domain-containing protein, translated to MKRFIGKRKLIRIFISNEEKCHGKPLWEHLLLKAKEMDISGATVIKGVAGFGAHSEIMAFNVWSLSQKLPLIIEIIDTEEKITKFMRAADDWIEEAFVTMTDVEVVAYKHPKHRHQ
- a CDS encoding DMT family transporter, with amino-acid sequence MRERFGRLDRGVRYMLFASLMFALMGVFAKLLSGTMPSLEVVFFRNVFGVFLVAATLVKKPMRHKGGKPWLLFFRGLMGFLALLAFFYNIAHIPLGDAMTYSKTSPVFTAFFAWLFLKERMGMRGWAALILGFLGIVLIAKPSGMILDKTAWLGIFSGVGAALAYTAVRELKQYYDTRAIVLSFMGIGTLGPLFLMAASPCVDSPKLDMLFGEFVMPSGHTWLYVIAMGLFATLAQIYMTRAYGVTKAGIVGAVSYSNILFSILFGLLVGDPFPDLLTWLGITLVIVAGIVVASNKT
- the der gene encoding ribosome biogenesis GTPase Der; amino-acid sequence: MKKIAILGQPNVGKSSLFNRFAKRRIAITSDMAGTTRDIRKEIIDFEGSEAEILDTGGIDESSELFRRVGNKAIEAAEQADIIIYMVDGKALPDERDKQLFYRLQALGKPIALVVNKIDNDKEEERAWEFAEFGAKNLFAISVSHNRRVGRLIEWIKSHLAEPAPLLGEELVCEEPDALENLIGQFDESGTLQQEEDLSTIGVAIIGRTNVGKSSLLNALLGEERAVVSNVAGTTVDPVDERVILGDKTVTFVDTAGLRRRGKIQGIERYALGRTRQMLEKADIALLVLDASEPLSELDEKIAGLVDEYKLGCIIVLNKWDEALGGYEEMVKEIRYRFKFLSWAPVITVSAKSKKRVHKIGEMILKVFENYTRHIPTRELNEVIRQAAMRHHIPSHKGKPVNILFASQYAIKPPKIALISNRPRGIHFSYLRYLTNQLRERFDLEGTPVILVPKKRGEREEESESIG
- a CDS encoding DUF6394 family protein; protein product: MNLEKVIAGFFIILALTMNFGFFYGDPTVLEQHNRYELFAAIIVNLIATIYKLGDKTQLGAVLLATSLVADIQLIGAASIWALGEYVTGMNTEVVTAIISFSGGALLANITSVVLFTGDVLKSKR